The proteins below come from a single Streptomyces sp. SCSIO 75703 genomic window:
- a CDS encoding DNA starvation/stationary phase protection protein — MYVVKSPLSDANLKTVSEALQGALVDLVDLSLVAKQIHWNVVGQRFRSVHLQLDEVVATARAHSDTVAERASALGVSPDGRAATVAVGSGIGVTPEGWVDDTAAVGTIVEALGAVIDRMRERIAATGEPDPVSQDIFIQVTADLEKQHWMFQAANG; from the coding sequence ATGTACGTCGTGAAGAGCCCGTTGTCCGACGCGAACCTGAAGACCGTGTCCGAGGCCCTGCAAGGGGCCCTCGTCGACCTGGTGGACCTGTCCCTGGTGGCGAAGCAGATCCACTGGAACGTGGTCGGGCAGCGGTTCCGATCCGTGCACCTGCAACTCGACGAGGTCGTCGCCACCGCGCGCGCCCACTCCGACACCGTCGCGGAGCGCGCCTCCGCCCTCGGCGTCTCGCCCGACGGCCGGGCCGCCACCGTGGCCGTCGGCAGCGGCATCGGGGTCACCCCGGAGGGCTGGGTCGACGACACCGCCGCGGTCGGGACCATCGTGGAGGCGCTGGGCGCGGTCATCGACCGGATGCGGGAGCGGATCGCGGCGACCGGGGAGCCCGACCCGGTGAGCCAGGACATCTTCATCCAGGTCACGGCGGACCTCGAGAAGCAGCATTGGATGTTCCAGGCCGCGAACGGATGA